In Flavobacteriales bacterium TMED191, one genomic interval encodes:
- a CDS encoding phosphoribosyltransferase, protein MTKKQIILNKERIANTINRIAFSIIEDYHEEKSITLIGFDKNGYIIAKKIKKITESNNISTIIHRIKKDKKNHFTITPQLSSDNLKNVFLVDDVLKSGRTIIYGIKEILKNDIINLKTIILVNRNHNRFPIGVDYVGLNLSTTLKDHITVIMEEGEEIAYLT, encoded by the coding sequence AAAAAACAAATTATTCTCAACAAAGAAAGAATTGCAAATACAATTAATAGAATTGCCTTCTCTATTATTGAAGATTATCATGAAGAAAAATCAATAACATTAATTGGCTTTGATAAAAACGGTTATATCATAGCCAAAAAAATAAAAAAAATAACAGAATCAAATAATATCTCAACAATTATTCATCGAATAAAGAAAGATAAAAAAAATCATTTCACAATAACACCACAATTATCATCCGATAATTTGAAAAATGTATTTTTAGTGGATGACGTATTAAAATCAGGTCGCACAATAATATATGGAATCAAAGAAATCTTAAAAAATGATATTATTAACTTAAAAACCATCATTCTTGTAAATAGGAACCATAATCGATTTCCGATTGGAGTCGATTATGTTGGTCTTAATCTATCGACAACATTGAAAGATCATATTACAGTTATAATGGAAGAAGGTGAAGAAATTGCCTATTTAACGTAA
- a CDS encoding aminotransferase class I/II-fold pyridoxal phosphate-dependent enzyme, producing MNNLKIDLRSDTVTIPTKYMLEYMFSAKVGDDVWEEDETVKDLECYLAHLFNKESALFCPSGTMTNQIAIRVHTKMGDELICDRLSHIYNYEGGGIASNSGVSVRLVNGDFGRISLNQIKHNVNPDDVHFPRTSLVCLENTVNKGGGVCYDYSSMLEISDFCKKNKLILHLDGARIFNALVAKSQSSVDYGKLFDSISVCLSKGLGAPIGSVLIGDSKFIKEAKRVRKSFGGGMRQVGYLAAAGKYALENHINRLSEDHHRAQLIAGTLKKLHYVENLRPVETNIILFDVKHSSINSFKKLLDSQSIKVSFMGDRTVRFVTHLGFCDNQLEVLLTTLLSLR from the coding sequence ATGAATAATTTAAAAATTGATTTAAGAAGCGACACAGTAACAATACCAACAAAATATATGCTTGAATATATGTTTAGTGCTAAAGTTGGTGATGATGTCTGGGAAGAAGATGAAACTGTCAAGGATCTTGAGTGTTATTTAGCTCATTTATTTAATAAAGAGTCTGCTTTATTTTGTCCTTCAGGAACAATGACTAATCAAATAGCTATCCGGGTCCACACGAAAATGGGAGATGAATTAATATGTGATAGACTTTCACATATATATAATTATGAGGGTGGTGGTATTGCTTCTAATTCAGGTGTTTCTGTAAGGTTAGTAAATGGTGATTTTGGTCGGATTTCTTTAAATCAGATTAAACATAATGTTAATCCTGATGATGTCCATTTTCCTCGAACCAGTTTAGTATGTCTAGAAAACACTGTAAATAAAGGTGGGGGAGTCTGTTATGATTATAGTTCTATGTTGGAAATTTCGGATTTTTGCAAAAAAAATAAATTAATTCTCCATCTTGATGGTGCTCGCATATTCAATGCATTAGTGGCAAAATCTCAATCTTCTGTAGATTACGGTAAATTGTTTGATAGCATTTCAGTATGCTTATCTAAAGGTTTGGGAGCTCCAATTGGATCAGTTCTTATTGGCGATTCTAAATTTATTAAAGAAGCTAAGAGAGTTAGAAAGTCGTTTGGAGGAGGTATGAGACAGGTTGGTTATTTGGCAGCTGCTGGAAAATATGCATTAGAAAATCATATTAATCGTTTGTCAGAAGATCATCATCGAGCGCAATTAATTGCAGGCACTTTAAAAAAGTTACACTATGTAGAAAATTTAAGACCTGTTGAAACAAATATTATTTTATTTGATGTTAAACATTCTAGCATTAATTCGTTTAAAAAGTTATTAGATTCGCAAAGTATAAAGGTCTCTTTTATGGGAGATAGGACTGTAAGATTTGTGACGCACTTGGGTTTTTGTGATAATCAGTTAGAAGTTCTTTTAACAACATTGCTTTCATTACGTTAA
- a CDS encoding shikimate kinase, with protein sequence MPIFLIGYMGCGKSTIGNNLSQIMKTQFTDLDNLIEQEIGLDVCNIFHQKGEHFFRKKEHYYLTSINYSQNMIVAVGGGTPCFFDNMHFMNNIGVTIYLKVSFEELVSRLQFNNSRPKLFNKKVNLQDLVKKQLIEREKYYLKSHYVIESDSISTEQVYQILK encoded by the coding sequence ATGCCAATATTTTTAATTGGATATATGGGTTGTGGAAAATCAACGATTGGTAATAATTTATCACAAATCATGAAAACTCAGTTTACAGATTTAGATAATTTAATTGAGCAAGAGATTGGCTTGGATGTTTGTAATATCTTTCATCAAAAAGGAGAACATTTTTTTAGAAAAAAAGAACATTATTATTTAACTAGTATTAATTATTCTCAAAATATGATAGTCGCAGTAGGGGGTGGAACTCCTTGTTTTTTTGATAATATGCATTTCATGAACAATATTGGGGTTACAATATATTTAAAAGTAAGTTTTGAAGAATTAGTTAGTAGATTACAATTTAATAATTCAAGACCAAAGTTATTTAATAAAAAAGTAAATTTACAAGACTTGGTTAAGAAGCAATTAATTGAAAGGGAAAAGTATTATCTTAAAAGTCATTATGTTATTGAATCTGATAGTATTTCTACTGAACAAGTTTACCAGATATTAAAATAA
- a CDS encoding SDR family oxidoreductase: protein MKNKVVIITGASSGIGKALSLSFFKRGARLVLVARTESKLIELTNSINNLGGDAIYVIADVSKKLDCSKVVNHAVDKFGGIDILVNNAGISMRALFTDLNFSDFEKVMDINFYGTIYMTKYALEHILVKKGSIVGISSIAGHKGLPARTAYSASKFAMTGFLEALRIENLKRNLHVLIASPGFTASNIRQNALNSSGKNQKESPRDEEKMMSAEEVAECIVFAVIKRRNTLVLTFQGRLLVFLNKFFPNLVDRLVFNNLSKEKNSPF from the coding sequence GTGAAAAATAAAGTTGTCATAATAACAGGAGCATCTTCCGGAATTGGTAAAGCTTTATCTTTATCATTTTTTAAACGAGGTGCTCGTTTGGTTCTTGTTGCTAGAACAGAGTCTAAATTAATTGAATTGACAAATTCTATAAATAACTTAGGAGGGGATGCAATATATGTAATAGCAGATGTTAGTAAAAAGTTAGATTGTTCTAAAGTTGTAAATCATGCAGTAGATAAATTTGGAGGAATAGATATTTTAGTTAATAATGCAGGTATTTCGATGCGTGCTTTATTTACGGACTTAAATTTTTCAGATTTTGAAAAGGTTATGGATATTAATTTTTATGGGACCATTTATATGACAAAATATGCGCTAGAGCATATTTTAGTAAAAAAAGGATCCATTGTGGGTATATCATCTATTGCAGGTCATAAAGGCTTACCTGCTCGTACTGCTTATTCAGCTTCTAAGTTTGCTATGACGGGTTTTTTAGAAGCTCTTAGAATAGAAAATTTGAAAAGAAACTTACACGTTTTAATTGCTTCTCCTGGTTTTACTGCTTCAAATATTAGACAAAATGCTCTTAATTCTAGTGGAAAAAATCAAAAAGAAAGTCCTCGTGATGAGGAAAAAATGATGTCAGCAGAAGAAGTTGCTGAATGTATTGTTTTTGCTGTAATAAAAAGAAGAAATACTCTTGTTCTTACTTTTCAAGGCAGATTGTTAGTTTTTTTAAATAAATTTTTCCCCAATCTAGTTGATCGTTTGGTTTTTAACAATCTATCTAAAGAAAAAAATTCACCTTTTTAA
- a CDS encoding transketolase, translating to MAQTTELQNICSQVRRDIVRMVHGCQSGHPGGSLGCVEFLVSLYFDVMNHKTNFEMDGKQEDLFFLSNGHISPVYYSVLARSGYFPIDELKTFRQINSRLQGHPTTHEKLPGVRIASGSLGQGLSVAIGSALSKKLNSDKHTVYCLCGDGELQEGQIWEAVMYAGAKKVDNLILSIDVNRQQICGSTDEILALGDLKEKFSAFNWKVLEVEDGNNLESVLNLLHQAKQLTSNNQPICILLNTEMGCGVDYMMGSHKWHGIAPNDEQLEKALNQLEETLGDY from the coding sequence ATGGCCCAGACAACAGAATTACAAAATATATGCTCACAAGTTAGACGTGATATTGTGCGTATGGTACATGGATGTCAATCAGGACATCCAGGAGGATCATTAGGATGCGTTGAGTTTCTTGTTTCCCTATATTTTGATGTCATGAATCACAAAACAAATTTTGAGATGGATGGTAAGCAAGAAGATCTTTTCTTTTTATCTAACGGTCATATATCTCCTGTTTACTATAGTGTTTTAGCAAGGTCTGGTTATTTCCCAATTGATGAACTAAAAACATTTAGACAAATAAATAGTAGACTACAAGGACACCCAACTACACATGAAAAATTACCTGGTGTTAGAATAGCATCTGGTTCTCTTGGCCAGGGTTTGTCAGTTGCTATTGGAAGTGCATTAAGTAAAAAACTAAATTCTGATAAACATACAGTCTATTGCCTTTGTGGCGATGGAGAACTACAAGAGGGTCAAATATGGGAAGCTGTTATGTATGCAGGTGCAAAAAAAGTAGATAATTTAATACTATCAATTGATGTTAACAGACAACAAATATGTGGGTCAACAGATGAAATACTAGCTCTTGGTGATTTAAAAGAAAAGTTTTCAGCATTTAATTGGAAAGTACTTGAAGTAGAAGATGGTAATAATCTCGAAAGTGTATTAAATCTATTGCACCAAGCAAAACAATTAACATCTAACAATCAGCCAATTTGCATACTATTAAATACTGAAATGGGGTGTGGAGTTGATTATATGATGGGCTCGCATAAATGGCATGGAATTGCACCGAACGATGAACAATTAGAAAAAGCATTAAACCAATTAGAAGAAACCCTTGGTGATTATTAA
- a CDS encoding transketolase family protein: MEFELKDTRSGFGAGLLELGRSNPNVVGLCADLTGSLKMDAFEKEFPERFFQIGIAEANMMGIAAGMTIGGKIPFTGTFANFSTGRVYDQIRQSIAYSGKNVKICASHAGITLGEDGATHQILEDIGLMKMLPGMTVINTCDYNQTKQATIAIAQYKGPVYLRFGRPKVPNFTSNEPFKIGKAIKLKDGDDVSIFSTGHTVWEALEASRELKKHNINCDIINITTIKPLDEEAVLKSINKTKCAVTTEEHQILGGLGGSIAQLTSKNLPVPLEFVGVNDSFGESGKPMDLMKKYKIDRDSIFKAAMQVIKKKG; encoded by the coding sequence ATGGAATTTGAATTAAAAGATACAAGATCCGGATTTGGAGCAGGTTTATTAGAACTTGGACGATCTAACCCTAATGTAGTGGGATTATGTGCTGACCTAACGGGTTCACTAAAAATGGATGCATTTGAAAAAGAATTCCCTGAGCGTTTCTTCCAAATTGGCATTGCTGAAGCAAATATGATGGGTATAGCAGCTGGAATGACAATTGGTGGAAAAATACCCTTCACCGGAACATTTGCAAATTTTTCTACTGGGAGAGTGTATGATCAAATAAGACAATCGATTGCATATTCTGGAAAAAATGTAAAAATCTGTGCATCTCATGCTGGAATTACTCTTGGAGAGGATGGTGCCACCCATCAAATACTTGAAGATATTGGACTAATGAAAATGTTACCAGGAATGACTGTAATCAATACATGTGATTATAATCAAACTAAACAAGCAACAATTGCAATTGCTCAATATAAAGGACCAGTATATTTAAGATTTGGAAGACCTAAAGTACCTAATTTTACTTCAAATGAACCATTTAAAATAGGTAAAGCAATAAAATTAAAAGACGGTGATGATGTTTCAATTTTTTCTACTGGACACACTGTTTGGGAAGCTCTAGAAGCTAGTAGAGAATTAAAAAAACACAATATCAACTGTGACATTATTAATATCACAACTATCAAACCACTAGACGAAGAAGCCGTTTTAAAATCAATTAATAAAACAAAATGTGCAGTTACAACTGAAGAACATCAAATACTGGGTGGGCTTGGAGGAAGCATAGCACAATTAACCTCTAAAAATTTACCAGTCCCTCTAGAATTCGTAGGGGTAAATGATTCTTTTGGAGAAAGTGGGAAACCAATGGATTTAATGAAAAAATACAAAATTGATCGAGATAGTATTTTTAAAGCTGCTATGCAAGTAATAAAAAAGAAAGGTTAA
- a CDS encoding aspartate aminotransferase family protein, with the protein MNRKEAFLKYQAQITKHPFLLDIEKAKGSYIYTTDKKKYIDLVAGVSSCTLGHSHPAIINAVKNQLDLHTHVMVYGEFIQKKPLELAKSLAEYLPKKLNCTYLVNSGTEAIEGAIKLAKRKNRRKKVISCFNSYHGSTQGSLSAMGTEIMKTKYRPLIPHHEHIRYNNFEDLDILKNDVSSIIIEPVQGGTNFIVANQDWLEEIRKRCTKHSIELIFDEIQTGFGRTGKMFGFELFNVLPDILCLAKGMGGGMPIGAFISSKKNMDYLSTNPSLGHITTFGGHPTSCAAALATLQELKNSNIIKLVNKKRDLFKKHLTHPKIKKIHGIGLMIAIEFENEETCQEIVKKVLHNGVITFYFLFDKKNMRISPPLTISKKDIIKSCQIIQQTLAE; encoded by the coding sequence ATGAATAGAAAAGAAGCTTTCTTAAAGTATCAAGCACAAATTACAAAACATCCTTTTTTATTAGATATTGAAAAAGCAAAAGGCAGCTATATCTACACTACTGACAAAAAAAAATATATCGATCTAGTAGCGGGTGTTTCAAGTTGCACACTGGGTCATAGTCACCCAGCAATAATTAATGCTGTAAAAAACCAATTAGACCTACATACACACGTCATGGTATATGGTGAATTTATTCAAAAAAAGCCGTTAGAATTAGCAAAATCGTTAGCAGAGTATTTACCGAAAAAACTCAACTGTACTTATTTGGTAAATTCTGGAACAGAAGCTATAGAAGGTGCAATCAAATTGGCTAAGAGAAAAAATAGAAGAAAAAAAGTTATTTCATGTTTTAATTCCTATCACGGTAGTACACAGGGCTCTCTTAGTGCGATGGGCACTGAGATTATGAAAACAAAATACAGACCTCTTATTCCTCACCATGAACACATACGATATAATAATTTTGAAGATTTAGATATTCTAAAAAACGATGTTTCATCAATTATTATAGAACCAGTTCAAGGAGGAACAAATTTTATTGTAGCTAATCAAGATTGGTTAGAGGAAATAAGGAAAAGATGTACTAAACATTCTATTGAACTCATTTTTGATGAAATTCAAACAGGCTTTGGTAGAACAGGAAAAATGTTTGGTTTTGAGTTGTTTAATGTCTTACCTGATATTTTATGCTTGGCTAAAGGGATGGGAGGCGGAATGCCTATTGGTGCTTTTATTAGTTCAAAAAAAAATATGGACTATCTCAGTACTAATCCTTCATTAGGACACATTACAACATTTGGAGGTCATCCAACCTCTTGTGCAGCTGCACTAGCCACTTTACAAGAATTAAAAAATTCTAATATTATTAAATTAGTTAATAAAAAAAGAGACTTATTTAAAAAACACCTAACACATCCAAAAATTAAAAAAATACATGGTATAGGCTTAATGATAGCTATAGAATTTGAAAATGAAGAAACTTGTCAAGAAATTGTAAAAAAAGTTTTACATAACGGTGTTATCACATTTTACTTTTTATTTGACAAAAAAAATATGCGTATTTCCCCTCCTCTGACAATCAGTAAAAAAGACATAATAAAATCATGCCAAATTATCCAACAAACCTTGGCTGAATAA
- a CDS encoding ferritin, translated as MLTKKVEKALNKQVELEANASQFYLAMASWAETKGLEGVSSFFYRHSDEEREHMLKLIKYINERGGHAIVPSLPKPPKVFDCLSHVFQDLLDHEVMVSQEINTVVDICLKDKDYTTHNFMQWYVAEQIEEEALARHILDKLKLIGDDKGGLYLFDRDIMSMNPVKN; from the coding sequence ATGTTAACAAAAAAAGTAGAAAAAGCACTAAATAAACAAGTTGAACTAGAAGCTAATGCTTCTCAATTCTATCTTGCTATGGCATCATGGGCAGAAACAAAAGGTTTAGAAGGAGTATCAAGCTTCTTTTATAGACACTCAGATGAAGAAAGAGAACATATGCTAAAACTCATCAAATATATTAATGAAAGAGGAGGTCATGCAATCGTACCATCACTTCCTAAACCACCAAAGGTATTTGACTGTTTAAGTCATGTATTTCAAGACCTTCTTGATCATGAAGTAATGGTAAGTCAAGAAATTAATACAGTTGTTGACATATGCTTAAAGGATAAAGACTACACTACTCATAATTTTATGCAATGGTATGTAGCAGAACAAATTGAAGAAGAAGCATTAGCTAGACACATATTAGATAAACTAAAATTAATTGGTGATGATAAAGGTGGACTATATTTATTTGACAGAGATATAATGAGTATGAACCCCGTTAAAAATTAA
- a CDS encoding M42 family peptidase, which translates to MSKKSILNKKSFDFLEKYINNPSPTGFESEGQKMWLNYIKPYIDTHIVDTYGTVVGIINPEHKYKVVIEAHADEISWFVHYITKDGFIYLVRNGGSDHQIAPSKRVNIHTDKGTVDAVFGWPAIHTRRGGKEEVPKLENIFLDCGARSAKEVKEMGIEVGNVVTYKDTFMTMNKRFFVGRALDNRMGGFMIAEVARLLKENKKKLPFGLYITNSVQEEVGLRGAQMITETIRPNVAIVTDVTHDTHTPMINKIKEGDCKMEKGPVVTFGPAVQNNLLKLIIKTAEKNKIDIQRAAASRATGTDTDAFAFNTGGVASALISLPLRYMHTTVETVAKKDVENVIKLIYSSLLNIKNNHDFRYLK; encoded by the coding sequence ATGTCGAAAAAAAGTATCCTAAATAAAAAATCATTTGATTTTCTAGAAAAATACATCAATAACCCTTCCCCAACTGGTTTCGAATCTGAAGGACAAAAAATGTGGTTAAATTATATTAAACCATACATTGATACACATATAGTAGATACTTATGGGACTGTAGTAGGTATTATTAACCCTGAACACAAATATAAAGTAGTAATAGAAGCACATGCTGATGAAATATCCTGGTTTGTACACTATATTACAAAAGATGGGTTTATTTATCTAGTTAGAAATGGAGGTTCTGACCATCAAATTGCCCCATCTAAAAGAGTTAATATACACACTGACAAAGGGACTGTTGATGCAGTTTTTGGGTGGCCTGCTATACACACCAGAAGAGGAGGCAAAGAAGAAGTACCAAAACTAGAAAATATTTTTTTAGACTGCGGTGCTAGATCAGCAAAAGAAGTTAAAGAAATGGGTATTGAGGTTGGTAATGTAGTGACTTATAAAGATACATTTATGACTATGAATAAACGTTTTTTTGTTGGTCGCGCATTAGATAATAGAATGGGTGGGTTTATGATTGCAGAAGTAGCTAGATTATTAAAAGAGAATAAGAAAAAATTACCATTTGGCTTATATATTACTAATTCCGTGCAAGAGGAAGTTGGACTTAGAGGTGCTCAGATGATTACTGAAACAATCCGACCTAATGTAGCTATTGTAACAGATGTAACTCATGATACACACACACCAATGATTAATAAAATTAAAGAAGGTGACTGTAAAATGGAAAAAGGCCCAGTAGTAACATTTGGACCTGCCGTTCAAAATAACCTATTGAAACTGATTATAAAAACTGCAGAAAAGAATAAAATAGATATTCAAAGAGCTGCTGCATCAAGAGCTACTGGTACTGATACAGATGCTTTTGCTTTTAATACCGGAGGAGTTGCTTCTGCATTAATATCGTTACCGCTAAGGTACATGCATACAACTGTTGAAACAGTTGCTAAAAAAGATGTAGAAAATGTGATTAAATTAATATACAGTAGCCTACTGAATATCAAAAATAACCATGACTTTAGATATCTAAAATAA
- a CDS encoding YceI family protein gives MKKLLFFNAFLLTFIFIFHGCTNNQNNTNTQSIQQKNNDSKQISSGTFSIDQEKSNIEWIGTKPTGSHNGNVKVRRGAITIDKNGNIQSGKFMLDMNSITCTDLEGKKKASIEGHLKDPDFFDVEKHPTATFIIEEVTKELMKGTLTIKGISHEISFKYNEIENLSYEAVINIDRTLYDIKYKSKSIFPDLGDHFINDEFTITLNPLTFK, from the coding sequence ATGAAAAAACTACTTTTTTTTAACGCATTTTTATTAACATTCATATTTATTTTTCATGGATGTACAAATAACCAAAATAATACAAACACTCAAAGTATTCAACAAAAAAATAATGATTCAAAACAAATATCATCAGGAACATTCTCTATTGATCAAGAAAAAAGTAATATTGAGTGGATAGGTACAAAACCCACAGGATCACACAACGGTAATGTTAAAGTTAGAAGGGGTGCAATAACAATTGATAAAAATGGCAACATTCAATCTGGTAAATTTATGCTTGACATGAACAGTATTACTTGCACAGATTTAGAGGGGAAAAAGAAAGCTTCGATAGAAGGCCATTTAAAAGACCCTGATTTCTTTGATGTAGAAAAGCATCCTACTGCTACCTTTATCATTGAAGAAGTAACTAAAGAATTAATGAAAGGCACACTTACTATTAAAGGAATTTCTCACGAAATTAGTTTTAAATATAACGAAATTGAGAATTTATCATATGAAGCTGTAATCAATATAGATCGAACATTATATGATATAAAGTATAAATCTAAAAGTATTTTTCCTGATTTAGGCGATCACTTTATTAATGATGAATTTACAATTACGCTAAATCCATTAACATTTAAGTAA
- a CDS encoding nucleoside triphosphate pyrophosphohydrolase yields MEDVTKAFEALINVMHELREKCPWDKKQTKDTLRYLTIEECYELSDAIIANSYDGMKEELGDMLLHIIFYSVIANEKNKFTLTDVINSQRIKLIERHPHIYGDVKVNDVKDVKRNWELLKLKEKNKKSILSGVPKSLPTMLKSYRILEKVKGIGFDFENSNESLNKVIEEINEFNLELNNNDDKASDEFGDILFALISYAQNLGINAVNALEKTNKKFIKRFHKMEEFIAKDNKHISDYSKKELNSIWNNKD; encoded by the coding sequence ATGGAAGATGTTACAAAAGCATTTGAGGCCCTTATAAATGTTATGCATGAATTAAGAGAAAAATGTCCTTGGGATAAAAAACAAACTAAGGATACATTAAGGTATTTAACTATCGAAGAATGTTATGAACTATCGGATGCAATTATTGCTAATAGCTATGATGGAATGAAAGAGGAACTCGGTGATATGTTATTACATATTATTTTCTATTCAGTTATTGCTAATGAAAAAAATAAGTTTACTTTAACTGATGTGATCAATAGTCAAAGGATTAAGCTTATTGAAAGACATCCTCATATTTATGGAGATGTAAAAGTAAATGATGTAAAGGATGTGAAAAGAAATTGGGAATTATTAAAATTAAAGGAAAAAAATAAAAAATCTATTCTTTCAGGTGTTCCTAAATCTCTTCCTACTATGTTAAAGAGTTATAGAATTCTAGAAAAAGTAAAAGGTATAGGATTTGATTTTGAAAATTCAAATGAGTCCCTTAATAAGGTTATTGAAGAAATAAATGAATTTAACTTAGAATTAAATAATAATGATGATAAAGCAAGTGATGAGTTTGGAGATATCTTATTTGCTTTAATAAGTTATGCTCAAAATCTAGGTATAAATGCAGTGAATGCATTAGAAAAAACAAACAAAAAATTTATTAAAAGATTTCATAAAATGGAAGAATTCATTGCAAAAGATAATAAACATATTTCAGATTATTCTAAGAAGGAATTAAATTCCATTTGGAATAACAAGGATTAG
- the def gene encoding peptide deformylase — protein sequence MILPIYIYGHPVLRKKCMLIDADYVGLSELINNMFETMENASGIGLSAPQVGLSIQLFVIDLVPYSLEDSSVPAIREVFINPTIIEEFGVLSTHNEGCLSIPDIRSDVERKSSIKVKYFDQNFNKKNMTLDGLFARVFQHEYDHLNKKLFIDYLDPMRKNRINRKLSSILKGKFAKNYPVILKK from the coding sequence ATGATTTTACCTATATATATATATGGTCATCCCGTTTTGAGAAAAAAATGTATGTTAATTGATGCCGATTATGTTGGTTTAAGTGAATTAATTAATAATATGTTTGAAACTATGGAAAATGCAAGCGGGATTGGTCTTTCAGCTCCTCAAGTAGGTTTATCTATACAATTATTTGTAATTGATTTGGTTCCATATTCTCTAGAAGACTCTTCTGTTCCTGCAATTCGAGAGGTATTTATTAATCCTACAATTATTGAAGAATTTGGGGTTTTATCTACTCACAATGAAGGTTGTTTAAGTATTCCAGATATTAGAAGTGATGTTGAAAGAAAAAGTAGTATCAAGGTCAAATATTTTGATCAAAACTTTAATAAGAAAAATATGACACTTGATGGTTTATTTGCTAGAGTTTTTCAGCATGAATATGATCATTTAAATAAAAAATTATTTATTGATTATTTGGATCCTATGAGAAAAAATAGAATAAATAGAAAATTAAGTTCTATACTAAAGGGTAAGTTTGCTAAAAATTATCCAGTTATATTAAAAAAATAA
- the ruvX gene encoding Holliday junction resolvase RuvX, with product MGRILAIDYGLKRIGLAQTDEMKLIASPLDTVSSKDIFKYLHSYFQNENIESIVIGDPKTLDNKPAIITKKILVFKDKLKKMCDKPIYFIDERFTSRIALKSLVDMNTTKRQRRDKSLVDKISATLILQSYLYREKNIL from the coding sequence ATGGGAAGGATATTAGCTATAGATTATGGATTAAAACGAATTGGTTTAGCTCAAACTGATGAAATGAAATTGATTGCGTCTCCACTAGATACTGTATCTTCAAAAGATATTTTTAAATATTTACATAGTTATTTTCAAAATGAAAATATAGAATCTATTGTAATAGGTGACCCTAAAACACTAGATAATAAACCAGCAATTATCACAAAAAAAATTTTAGTATTTAAAGATAAATTAAAAAAAATGTGTGATAAACCTATTTATTTCATTGATGAACGATTTACATCTAGAATAGCTTTAAAATCTTTAGTTGATATGAATACTACAAAAAGACAAAGAAGAGACAAATCATTAGTAGATAAAATTAGTGCAACATTAATACTACAGTCTTATCTATACAGAGAAAAAAATATTTTATGA